In the genome of Mogibacterium neglectum, the window GATAAAGAAATTGTATATCGAGGTGATATAGCTACCTATTTCAGCACATATATATATGCAAGGCAGACTGGCAAATGGAAAGACTTGATATACGAGGGTCGCGATAAATATTTCTTTTTATTATACACGTTAAGAGCCGTAGATAGTCTTCCAGCGCCTTTATTTGCTGCACATAGCACAGGTGACACAGATGTTCCATATAGCGAATTCATCGCCTTATGTAATAAATATCATCCGGATAAATTCGTTGTCTCTATACCTGAACATGACTTCGACAGGAATACGAATGAACCTGAGACAGTTGAACTTCTTAATAAGACTATTTCATTTGTATCAAATAATATTTAAATATAATCAGATGCTATGAGAAATTCAGTATAAAAATTCATCTGTATTTTCTCATAGTATATTTTAGCTTTGGGTTCTCAATTATTTTCTCTATTCTAAACCCTTGCTTTTCATATAAGTTCTTAGCAACTTTATTAGAATCAAAAACTGATAAGGTAATGCTATTAACGTTTTTATTATCGAAAATGTATTTTAGAAATTCTTTTAATGCCATTGAACCTAAGCCCATGCCTGTTTTTTCAGGATTTATTACAAACCTACCGATGTGGATACTATCTTTACTTGATCTTATTTCTTGTATTATCCCGACAAACTCATCGTCACTAAAAATTGAAAAAACATTTTCAAGTTTTCTTATTTTGTCACAATCAAGTGGATAAGATACCTTGTTCCCCATCCATTGTTCTTGAAAATCCTTACCCTTATCATTAGACCATTCACATAAAGACAATGCATTAGCATCATTTATGCCTTTTTCAATTAAGATATTCATACAACTCAAATTCTCCTAAGATTAGTTATAACTATAATATTCTTTCAAGCACATCACCTATATCGCTGCTTATACATATGCTTCTATCTTCAAGCTCTACTGGACAAAATGCTTCTCCGTAGTTAATACACGCATATGTTGAGTTATTATTTGTAATCGCCATCTGCCAGAACGGAAACTTTATTATCACCGGTGTGTTT includes:
- a CDS encoding GNAT family N-acetyltransferase, which produces MNILIEKGINDANALSLCEWSNDKGKDFQEQWMGNKVSYPLDCDKIRKLENVFSIFSDDEFVGIIQEIRSSKDSIHIGRFVINPEKTGMGLGSMALKEFLKYIFDNKNVNSITLSVFDSNKVAKNLYEKQGFRIEKIIENPKLKYTMRKYR